From a single Paraburkholderia sp. D15 genomic region:
- a CDS encoding DNA cytosine methyltransferase codes for MTPFKVVDLFAGAGGLSEGFRQAGFAVVAGSDNDPDATATYATNFPEATVITGDIRSTDIKERILSVARNADVLVGGPPCQAFSQVRNHTRMIDDPRNSLYREFVDVLGQTLPPAFVVENVTGMDQMGVREQIATDLSLDGAYNVHPQILDAADFGVPQTRKRLLFIGVRAGTGMDVPLLNGSGATESIALTRFTGKRKPRYQVVVQQHIRSLRTGEALSNFDNLSAVTAAEAIGDLVSLPTGNRADAMPYSQVGKPNSAYQRAMREGSGKILMNVQVPRINADTELRLNGIPPGGNYRDLEEELLERYLTGQKWGQSNGSGKLSRRHFYAYRRLHPDIWAWTLNTKGDSVYHYAVARALSVREFARLQSFPDRFVFTTDSRRGMIDGRHDGGPAHSRYRQVGNAVPPLLARAVAQRLLAELSAAFPQQRRRTKARA; via the coding sequence ATGACGCCGTTCAAGGTGGTAGATCTTTTCGCCGGCGCAGGCGGCTTGTCGGAGGGATTCCGGCAAGCAGGTTTCGCAGTTGTCGCCGGGTCAGATAACGACCCGGACGCGACGGCGACTTACGCGACAAATTTTCCCGAGGCCACGGTTATCACTGGCGATATTCGTTCGACAGACATAAAAGAACGAATTCTCTCCGTAGCGCGAAACGCAGACGTACTGGTAGGTGGACCGCCATGTCAGGCCTTTTCACAAGTCCGCAACCATACGCGAATGATCGATGATCCGAGAAACAGTCTCTATCGAGAGTTCGTCGATGTGCTAGGGCAGACGCTACCCCCAGCGTTCGTCGTCGAGAATGTCACAGGAATGGACCAGATGGGAGTCCGCGAGCAAATCGCTACTGACCTCTCTCTAGACGGTGCGTACAACGTGCATCCGCAGATTCTCGACGCCGCTGATTTTGGCGTTCCGCAGACAAGAAAACGACTCCTCTTTATCGGTGTCCGGGCAGGAACGGGTATGGACGTGCCCTTGTTGAACGGATCCGGAGCGACCGAATCAATCGCGCTGACGAGGTTCACTGGGAAGCGAAAACCTAGGTATCAGGTAGTTGTCCAACAGCACATCAGAAGCTTGCGGACGGGCGAAGCGTTGTCCAACTTCGACAACCTCTCTGCAGTAACTGCCGCCGAAGCGATCGGCGATCTAGTCAGCCTTCCCACGGGCAACCGCGCCGACGCTATGCCATATAGCCAGGTCGGCAAGCCGAATAGTGCATACCAGCGTGCGATGCGCGAGGGTTCCGGCAAAATCTTGATGAATGTTCAAGTTCCACGGATCAATGCAGATACTGAGTTGCGGCTGAACGGAATTCCTCCGGGCGGCAACTATCGAGATCTTGAAGAGGAACTGTTGGAACGTTACCTAACTGGTCAAAAATGGGGGCAAAGCAACGGCTCTGGCAAATTGTCACGACGACACTTCTATGCCTACCGACGGCTACATCCAGACATTTGGGCTTGGACGTTAAACACGAAGGGCGATTCCGTCTACCACTACGCGGTAGCTCGAGCGCTGTCGGTCCGGGAATTTGCACGTCTGCAATCGTTTCCCGACCGATTTGTCTTCACCACGGACTCTCGTCGAGGAATGATCGATGGCCGCCATGACGGTGGCCCCGCGCATTCTCGATACAGGCAAGTGGGCAATGCCGTGCCTCCCCTACTTGCACGTGCAGTAGCGCAAAGACTTCTCGCAGAACTAAGCGCTGCATTTCCGCAACAGCGACGCCGGACCAAGGCGCGAGCATGA
- a CDS encoding DUF262 domain-containing protein: MTTRRLSRSTHAINLEIEQSDEYDEIADEQEEPLLEAVSESAITTTDWTVETIVSQIQKGNIDLSPQFQRRFAWTDLRRSQFIESLALRYPVPQIVLARDPSQANKLLVLDGKQRLMTLAQFFGVKKIGRTPLTLEPLKLTGLAIKKDWNGQTLSSIKRGVKNRKLVEDLAVLENATIRSVVVSSWQSEEFLYSIFVRLNQGSLPLSPQELRQALKHGPFTSFADDYSGKSVGLRKILGLKGPDFRMRDVELFIRYIAFRLRASAYRGNLKVFLDDTCDFLNQNWMEQKAVVEQECRNLEAGITMALEVFGEENAFRKYLKTGYETRLNRAVFDVVAYALAEPDVCKALKQPAKAKKLKSEFELLSLNPQFRKSVESTTKSLDATRTRFTRFISIVNKATGCDITFGLE, from the coding sequence ATGACCACAAGAAGATTGAGCAGGTCGACTCATGCAATTAACCTTGAGATCGAACAGTCCGATGAGTACGACGAGATTGCTGACGAGCAGGAGGAGCCGCTGCTTGAGGCGGTGTCCGAAAGCGCTATTACGACCACTGACTGGACGGTTGAGACTATCGTTAGTCAGATTCAAAAGGGCAACATCGACCTTAGCCCACAATTCCAGCGGCGATTCGCGTGGACGGACCTCCGGCGTAGCCAGTTCATCGAGTCGCTCGCGCTCCGCTACCCAGTGCCGCAGATAGTGCTTGCGCGTGATCCGTCGCAAGCGAACAAACTATTGGTGCTCGATGGAAAACAACGCTTAATGACACTCGCGCAATTTTTTGGCGTCAAGAAAATTGGGCGCACTCCACTCACCCTTGAGCCGCTCAAATTAACCGGATTAGCTATTAAGAAAGATTGGAACGGCCAGACACTGTCCTCAATTAAACGCGGTGTTAAAAATCGTAAGTTAGTGGAGGACCTAGCGGTACTCGAGAACGCTACCATCCGCTCTGTCGTGGTATCGAGTTGGCAGTCAGAGGAATTTTTGTACAGTATCTTTGTGCGGCTTAACCAAGGAAGCTTGCCGCTTTCGCCGCAGGAGCTACGACAGGCGCTGAAACACGGCCCGTTCACGTCCTTCGCTGACGATTATTCGGGCAAGAGCGTGGGTTTGCGGAAAATACTAGGGCTGAAGGGACCTGACTTCCGGATGCGTGACGTGGAACTATTCATCCGGTATATAGCGTTTCGGTTGAGGGCGTCTGCCTATCGCGGGAACCTAAAAGTGTTTCTCGACGACACCTGCGATTTCTTGAATCAAAATTGGATGGAACAAAAGGCGGTGGTAGAACAGGAATGCAGGAACCTTGAAGCCGGCATAACCATGGCCCTCGAGGTCTTCGGCGAGGAAAATGCGTTCAGAAAATACCTGAAAACGGGTTACGAGACAAGGTTGAATCGAGCGGTGTTTGACGTCGTCGCGTACGCATTGGCCGAGCCGGATGTCTGCAAGGCACTCAAGCAACCAGCAAAGGCGAAAAAGTTAAAGAGCGAATTTGAGCTCCTGTCACTAAATCCACAGTTTAGGAAATCTGTTGAGAGCACAACCAAAAGCCTTGATGCGACTAGAACTCGGTTCACGCGTTTTATCTCGATCGTTAACAAGGCTACAGGTTGCGACATCACATTTGGCCTGGAGTAA
- a CDS encoding TIGR04141 family sporadically distributed protein codes for MMREHQSKREHLTIYLVRDAKLKDDQIVKTDRAKPPIDLKISEGKASLYAKKSSRPKLPDWAPFLVRNQDVPPDLFEGNRSEGAVLLVRHAGAVFALSFGMGHHLINLDLADRDFGLRVTLNSIDPQKLRSLDKASHEVNSLHIRSQSSRDADIFDLNIDPELDMVHAVTGTSEVALFGEHISGRDALTINPPATLDDLPEILAEALAHRDKPLPERFAWIDNVHRVRDSTMIECLDDALTDALQSNPRPENLWLGEPEIVDWEKQSGYSFDQRSKTAHHRTLQLDQLLDYIAEHGDKPNATLLRSISVHVNDANYQSIKSWAAYRCLYAELPMGDETFILRNGLWYEVSRKFVDEIDAHFKRLEVDSAKMPVYQHANEGLYNASVATENSGYELLDKKNISFGNAYDKIEFCDLVRDGRDLIHVKLYRSSATLSHLFAQGSVSAETFMRHEEFRVKLNEKLPASIKLDDPLARPKAENYRIIYAIATTKDLPKDLPFFSKITLKNAIIGLNGLGFGVALARIDVDPVFLKTANYKPARNAAGASRPARKPRQTAQRGGIHPPPATPPAA; via the coding sequence ATGATGAGAGAGCATCAATCCAAACGAGAACATCTTACGATCTATCTGGTCAGGGATGCGAAGCTGAAAGACGACCAAATCGTCAAAACCGACCGAGCAAAGCCGCCTATTGACTTGAAAATCAGCGAGGGAAAGGCCAGCCTTTACGCCAAGAAAAGCTCGCGTCCGAAATTGCCAGACTGGGCTCCGTTTCTCGTCCGCAACCAAGACGTGCCGCCCGATCTTTTCGAGGGTAACCGGTCCGAGGGAGCCGTCCTGCTGGTCCGGCACGCCGGCGCGGTCTTCGCGCTCTCATTCGGGATGGGGCACCACCTCATCAACCTTGACCTCGCCGATCGGGACTTCGGCTTGCGTGTGACGCTCAATTCGATCGACCCGCAAAAGCTGCGCAGCCTCGACAAGGCGAGCCACGAGGTCAATTCGTTGCACATACGGAGCCAAAGCTCGCGAGACGCCGATATATTCGATTTGAATATCGACCCCGAGCTCGACATGGTCCATGCGGTCACAGGCACATCTGAGGTCGCGCTCTTCGGCGAGCACATTAGTGGCCGCGACGCGCTGACCATCAACCCACCAGCGACTCTCGACGACCTACCAGAGATTCTGGCCGAGGCACTGGCCCACCGGGACAAGCCGCTCCCCGAGCGATTCGCCTGGATAGACAATGTTCATCGAGTCCGCGATTCAACGATGATCGAATGCCTCGACGACGCGCTCACCGACGCCCTGCAATCCAATCCCCGACCGGAGAACCTCTGGCTTGGGGAACCGGAGATTGTCGATTGGGAAAAGCAGTCCGGCTACTCGTTCGACCAGCGGTCCAAGACAGCGCACCACCGCACGCTCCAACTCGACCAGTTGCTCGACTACATCGCCGAGCATGGCGACAAACCTAACGCGACACTGCTCCGATCCATCTCCGTCCACGTGAACGATGCAAACTACCAGTCGATCAAAAGCTGGGCGGCCTATCGGTGCCTATACGCGGAACTCCCCATGGGCGACGAGACCTTTATTCTACGCAACGGCCTGTGGTATGAAGTCAGCCGCAAGTTCGTCGATGAGATAGACGCTCACTTCAAGCGGCTCGAAGTTGACTCGGCGAAGATGCCCGTCTACCAACACGCCAATGAAGGGCTATACAACGCGAGCGTCGCAACGGAGAACTCAGGATACGAGCTGCTCGACAAGAAAAACATTTCGTTTGGCAACGCTTACGACAAGATCGAATTTTGCGACCTCGTGCGCGACGGACGCGATCTCATCCACGTGAAGCTCTATAGGAGCTCGGCCACGCTCAGCCACCTCTTCGCCCAAGGAAGCGTGTCGGCCGAGACCTTCATGCGCCATGAGGAGTTTCGGGTCAAGCTCAACGAAAAGCTCCCCGCCAGCATCAAGCTCGACGACCCTCTCGCGCGTCCTAAGGCCGAGAACTATCGGATCATCTACGCCATCGCAACCACGAAGGATCTTCCAAAAGATCTGCCGTTCTTTTCGAAGATCACGCTCAAGAACGCCATCATCGGCTTGAACGGGCTTGGCTTCGGAGTCGCGCTAGCACGCATCGACGTCGATCCAGTCTTTCTGAAAACCGCCAACTATAAGCCCGCTAGAAATGCGGCCGGAGCATCGAGGCCGGCGAGGAAGCCGAGACAGACCGCACAACGCGGAGGCATTCATCCCCCACCTGCGACCCCGCCCGCCGCATGA